From one Gossypium hirsutum isolate 1008001.06 chromosome D08, Gossypium_hirsutum_v2.1, whole genome shotgun sequence genomic stretch:
- the LOC107915986 gene encoding uncharacterized protein At1g28695: MEHPKDLCPGTSAIVFLLLTGLLYLCVWSPSNPLLPFHEPNGSPKNYTGVEFLVKDELDLALEEASMPNKTVIIAVVNRAYVEQSVNAETTMLDLFLESFWVGEDTRALLEHLLLVTVDQTAYDRCMFKRLHCYRLVTEGVDFGEEKVYMSRDFVKMMWRRTLFLLDVLRRGYSFIFTDTDVMWLRNPFAKLSLNGTEDIQISVDKFYGDPRPEHNLINTGFYHIRSNNRTISLFEKWYSLNNSTWKKEQDVLIDLLRQGIVTQLHLRVRFLETRHFSGFCEDSRDVSYVTTVHANCCRHINAKVRDLTAVLRDWKRFKAAVTKYPNAAGNITMSFGWSPHSGCWNSWKPQH, from the exons ATGGAACACCCAAAGGACTTATGTCCAGGAACTTCTGCCATAGTTTTTCTCCTTCTTACTGGCCTTCTCTACTTATGTGTATGGTCTCCTTCAAACCCTTTACTTCCCTTCCATGAACCCAATGGTTCACCCAAAAATTAT actGGCGTAGAGTTCCTTGTGAAAGATGAGCTTGATTTGGCGTTGGAGGAAGCTTCGATGCCGAACAAGACCGTCATAATCGCGGTTGTAAATAGGGCTTACGTTGAGCAAAGCGTTAATGCGGAGACCACAATGCTGGACCTTTTCTTGGAGAGCTTTTGGGTGGGGGAAGATACGAGGGCATTGCTGGAGCACTTGCTTCTGGTTACGGTGGATCAGACGGCTTACGATCGGTGCATGTTCAAGCGGTTGCACTGTTACAGGTTGGTGACGGAGGGTGTGGATTTCGGGGAGGAGAAGGTTTACATGTCCCGGGATTTTGTAAAGATGATGTGGAGAAGAACTCTGTTCCTTTTGGATGTGTTGAGGCGCGGCTACAGTTTCATTTTCACG GACACAGATGTAATGTGGCTACGAAATCCATTTGCGAAGCTAAGCTTAAATGGAACCGAGGATATTCAAATAAGCGTGGATAAATTTTACGGTGATCCACGACCCGAGCATAATTTGATCAACACAGGCTTCTACCATATTAGATCAAATAATAGGACCATCTCTTTGTTCGAAAAATGGTATTCACTCAACAATTCTACGTGGAAAAAAGAGCAAGATGTGTTGATAGACCTACTTCGACAAGGGATCGTCACCCAGTTGCATCTCCGAGTAAGGTTCCTAGAGACGAGGCATTTCAGTGGCTTTTGTGAAGACAGTCGAGACGTCAGCTACGTAACCACGGTCCATGCGAATTGTTGCCGCCACATAAATGCAAAGGTTAGGGATCTAACAGCCGTCCTCCGCGATTGGAAGAGGTTCAAGGCGGCTGTGACCAAGTATCCCAATGCTGCTGGTAATATAACTATGAGCTTTGGCTGGTCACCGCACAGTGGATGTTGGAATTCATGGAAGCCTCAACATTAA